A stretch of Corynebacterium timonense DNA encodes these proteins:
- a CDS encoding glutaminyl-peptide cyclotransferase, whose translation MGLRLRITSALVALPVVLPSAACSSETAETDAAAEPEQLTAVVQDRYDFDPGSFTQGLEVADDGTLYVGTGQEGESRVYRRTLGGEELVSRDLDPQYFGEGITRAGDHLWQLTWRDGVAIQRDAHSLEETARVPVYGEGWGLCARQGELIYSDGTSYLRRMDPATMQERERFEVTRQGTPVTGLNELECVGDDVYANVFLTTDILRIDAETGEVTAVIDASGLDNNAAPDPNNVLNGIAYIPGTDEFYLSGKRWPDLYKVTFEPAG comes from the coding sequence ATGGGTCTTCGTCTTCGCATCACCAGCGCCCTCGTCGCCCTGCCCGTCGTCCTGCCGAGCGCAGCGTGCTCGTCCGAGACTGCGGAAACGGACGCGGCTGCGGAGCCGGAGCAGCTCACCGCGGTGGTCCAGGACCGTTACGACTTCGACCCCGGCAGCTTCACCCAGGGCCTCGAGGTCGCCGACGACGGGACGCTCTACGTCGGCACCGGCCAGGAGGGCGAGTCCCGGGTCTACCGGCGCACCCTCGGCGGAGAGGAGCTGGTCAGCCGCGACCTCGACCCGCAGTACTTCGGCGAGGGGATCACCCGCGCGGGGGACCACCTGTGGCAGCTGACCTGGCGCGACGGGGTCGCCATCCAGCGCGACGCGCACTCTTTGGAGGAAACGGCACGCGTCCCCGTCTACGGCGAGGGCTGGGGCCTGTGCGCCCGCCAGGGCGAACTGATCTACTCGGACGGCACCAGCTACCTGCGCCGGATGGACCCCGCGACGATGCAGGAGCGCGAGCGCTTCGAAGTCACTCGGCAGGGCACCCCCGTCACGGGGCTCAACGAGCTCGAGTGCGTGGGCGACGACGTCTACGCCAACGTCTTCCTCACCACGGACATCCTGCGCATCGACGCCGAGACGGGCGAGGTTACCGCCGTCATCGACGCCTCCGGGCTGGACAACAACGCCGCGCCCGACCCGAACAACGTCCTCAACGGCATCGCGTACATTCCGGGCACCGACGAGTTCTATCTTTCCGGCAAGCGCTGGCCGGACCTGTACAAAGTCACCTTCGAGCCCGCGGGATAG
- a CDS encoding DUF6928 family protein, which produces MHYPAVVTVWFVNAADPAAVLDGEPRADRGFGRKLLAQLNPAWPITPIGEFPLNRSSTPGPAEFYIAGFPGVAVVRTFVEDVSVLSDAMPQLRASLPSSDTYIFAEGTDSDFAGFAHFTGPSVRRAFAATRTAVLEDVGLPDPFEQPFWAGEEAEQVGGISLPFDPADLTRVAQENWIGVPVSPSGPDIHVVGYAVDGRPEPKITSPAPATASVTDVAARFAERDKDYDDYERAAPSDAEGGGDEFARLADATVAAARRVGRSLARQARGVKDLVVERIRHSDR; this is translated from the coding sequence ATGCATTACCCAGCCGTTGTTACCGTCTGGTTCGTCAACGCCGCCGACCCGGCCGCCGTCCTCGACGGCGAGCCCCGGGCCGATCGCGGTTTCGGCCGTAAGCTGCTGGCCCAGCTCAACCCGGCCTGGCCCATCACCCCGATCGGCGAGTTCCCTCTCAACCGCTCGTCCACCCCGGGCCCGGCGGAGTTCTATATTGCGGGTTTCCCCGGCGTGGCGGTCGTGCGCACCTTCGTCGAGGACGTCTCCGTCCTCTCCGACGCGATGCCTCAGCTACGCGCCAGCCTTCCCTCCTCGGACACCTACATTTTCGCCGAGGGAACCGACAGCGACTTCGCCGGCTTCGCCCATTTCACCGGCCCGAGCGTGCGCCGCGCCTTCGCCGCCACCCGGACGGCCGTCCTCGAGGACGTGGGGCTGCCCGACCCCTTCGAACAGCCGTTTTGGGCCGGGGAGGAAGCCGAGCAAGTCGGCGGGATCTCGCTGCCCTTCGACCCCGCCGACCTCACCCGCGTGGCCCAGGAGAACTGGATCGGCGTACCGGTCTCCCCGTCCGGCCCGGACATCCACGTCGTGGGCTACGCCGTCGACGGGCGCCCCGAGCCGAAGATCACCTCCCCCGCTCCCGCGACAGCGTCGGTCACGGACGTGGCCGCCCGCTTTGCCGAGCGCGACAAGGACTACGACGACTACGAGCGTGCTGCGCCCTCCGACGCGGAGGGCGGCGGGGACGAGTTCGCCCGGCTCGCCGACGCCACCGTCGCCGCCGCCCGCCGCGTCGGCCGCAGCCTGGCCCGCCAGGCGCGCGGGGTCAAGGACCTCGTCGTCGAGCGCATCCGACACTCCGACCGCTAG
- a CDS encoding NCS2 family permease: protein MSTSESTSRRRSGGGLDRFFHISERGSTVGTEVRGGVVTFFAMAYIILLNPLIIGTSADRDGVVLGIPQVAAATALAAGVMSILFGVVAKYPFGIATGLGLNTLVAVTLVGQQGLTWPEAMGLVVIDGIVICILAVTGFRTAVFRAIPDSMKAAMSVGIGMFIALIGLVDAGFVRRVPDAAMTTVPVQLGIDGSIASWPTFVFVVGLVICGFAVIRNIPGGLFLGIVATTIIALIVEAIVGAGPSSESPDGWALAVPSLPDSLGGVPDLSIVGNVDLFGAFVHAGVVAASLLVFTLILANFFDAMGTMTALGRQAQLTDDNGELPNLKRALVVEGFGAVLGGAASSSSNTVFVDSSAGIADGARTGLANVVTGVLFLLAMFFTPLYAIVPIEAAAPVLVIVGALMMMQVGTIDWSKFYIALPAFLTIATMPFTYSIADGIGVGFISFTLMALFAGKRKDVHWIMWLISALFVVFFAHGPIMDALG from the coding sequence GTGAGTACCAGCGAATCCACATCTCGGCGCCGCTCCGGCGGAGGGCTCGACCGATTTTTTCACATCTCGGAGCGCGGCTCTACGGTGGGCACCGAGGTGCGCGGCGGAGTGGTCACCTTTTTCGCCATGGCCTACATCATTTTGCTGAACCCGCTGATCATCGGCACAAGCGCTGACCGCGACGGCGTGGTCCTCGGCATCCCCCAGGTCGCGGCGGCGACCGCGCTCGCGGCCGGCGTGATGTCCATCCTGTTCGGTGTAGTGGCGAAGTACCCCTTCGGCATCGCGACGGGCCTCGGCCTGAACACGCTCGTGGCGGTCACCCTCGTCGGCCAGCAGGGCCTGACCTGGCCCGAGGCGATGGGCCTAGTAGTCATCGACGGCATCGTCATCTGCATCCTCGCCGTCACAGGCTTCCGCACCGCGGTCTTCCGCGCGATCCCGGACTCCATGAAGGCGGCGATGTCCGTCGGCATCGGCATGTTCATTGCGCTCATCGGGCTTGTCGACGCCGGATTTGTTCGCCGCGTCCCCGACGCCGCGATGACCACAGTCCCCGTCCAGCTCGGCATCGACGGCTCGATTGCCTCCTGGCCCACCTTCGTCTTCGTCGTCGGCCTGGTCATCTGCGGCTTTGCCGTCATCCGCAACATCCCCGGCGGGCTGTTCCTCGGCATTGTGGCCACGACGATCATCGCCCTGATCGTCGAGGCGATCGTCGGCGCCGGCCCCTCCTCCGAGTCGCCGGACGGCTGGGCGCTGGCCGTGCCCTCGCTGCCCGATTCGCTCGGCGGGGTGCCCGACCTGTCCATCGTGGGCAACGTCGACCTGTTCGGCGCCTTCGTCCACGCCGGCGTCGTCGCGGCCTCGCTGCTCGTGTTTACCCTGATCCTGGCGAACTTCTTCGACGCGATGGGCACCATGACCGCGCTCGGCCGCCAGGCTCAGCTGACCGACGACAACGGCGAGCTGCCCAACCTCAAGCGCGCCCTCGTAGTCGAAGGCTTCGGCGCGGTGCTCGGCGGCGCGGCGTCCTCCTCCTCGAACACCGTCTTCGTGGATTCCTCCGCGGGCATCGCCGACGGCGCGCGCACGGGCCTGGCCAACGTGGTGACTGGCGTGCTCTTCCTGCTGGCCATGTTCTTCACCCCTCTGTACGCCATCGTGCCCATCGAGGCCGCCGCGCCCGTCCTCGTTATCGTGGGAGCGCTCATGATGATGCAGGTGGGCACCATCGATTGGTCGAAGTTTTACATCGCCCTTCCGGCCTTCCTCACCATCGCCACAATGCCGTTTACCTACTCCATCGCCGACGGCATCGGGGTGGGCTTCATCTCCTTTACCCTCATGGCGCTGTTCGCGGGCAAACGCAAAGACGTCCACTGGATCATGTGGCTCATTTCCGCGCTCTTCGTCGTCTTCTTCGCTCACGGCCCGATCATGGACGCTCTGGGGTAA
- a CDS encoding DUF2771 family protein codes for MSSTKKVPAWVQLLVIAVGVAVLVGGFALFLEWQRTRPVTPPGELRVEVSNGGSTLLVEPYTVCGLDEQCDGGEPPTFELNESSPVTFSLPDDIASSSWALLSIYDDPTANEEQLFQSGEADTATTKAVKDGARLVVAEVSFLSVDTTADGEERPVVATWSVAFE; via the coding sequence ATGAGCTCAACGAAGAAGGTGCCCGCCTGGGTGCAACTGCTCGTCATCGCCGTGGGCGTCGCCGTCCTCGTCGGCGGTTTTGCTCTCTTCCTCGAGTGGCAACGCACCCGGCCCGTCACCCCGCCGGGGGAGCTGCGGGTGGAGGTTTCCAACGGCGGTTCGACGCTCTTGGTGGAGCCGTACACCGTCTGCGGCCTCGACGAGCAGTGCGACGGCGGCGAGCCGCCCACGTTCGAGCTGAACGAATCGAGCCCGGTCACCTTCAGCCTGCCCGACGACATCGCCTCCTCGAGCTGGGCGCTGCTGTCCATCTACGACGACCCCACAGCGAACGAGGAGCAGCTCTTCCAGTCCGGCGAGGCCGACACCGCCACGACGAAGGCGGTCAAGGACGGCGCGCGCCTCGTCGTCGCCGAGGTGTCCTTCCTCAGCGTGGACACCACCGCGGACGGGGAGGAACGCCCCGTCGTCGCCACCTGGTCCGTTGCCTTCGAATAG
- the serC gene encoding phosphoserine transaminase — translation MSSYPTLPADLIPTDGRFGCGPSAIRPAQIDAVVAGATSILGTSHRQSGVKNVVGAIREGLAELFSLPEGYEVVLSLGGATAFWDAATFGLIERASAHLSFGEFSSKFAAASSKAPWLAEPEVVPAEPGSAPSPAALADTGADVVAWAHNETSTGVMVPVTRPNDSSLVLIDATSGAGGLPVDAAEADVYYFSPQKCFAADGGLWLALMSPAAIERVHAIAASGRFIPAFVDLKTAVDNSRKNQTYNTPAVATLLMLANQVEWMNSNGGLEGMVARTGASSRVLYSWADAHDLATPFVAEPESRSLVVGTIDFDASVDAAELAAALRHNGIVDTEPYRKLGRNQLRIGMFPAVATQDVEKLTGAIDFLLDCGVGRAH, via the coding sequence ATGAGCTCATACCCCACCCTCCCCGCCGACCTCATCCCCACCGACGGCCGCTTCGGGTGCGGCCCCTCCGCCATCCGCCCAGCGCAGATCGACGCCGTCGTCGCCGGCGCCACCTCGATCCTGGGCACCTCCCACCGGCAATCGGGGGTGAAAAACGTGGTGGGCGCCATCCGCGAAGGCCTCGCGGAGCTGTTCAGCCTGCCGGAGGGTTACGAGGTCGTCCTCTCCCTCGGCGGGGCGACCGCCTTCTGGGACGCCGCCACCTTCGGGCTCATCGAGCGCGCCTCCGCGCACCTGAGCTTCGGCGAGTTCTCCTCCAAGTTCGCGGCGGCCTCCTCGAAGGCCCCGTGGCTCGCCGAGCCTGAGGTGGTCCCGGCCGAGCCCGGCTCTGCCCCCTCCCCCGCCGCGCTCGCCGACACCGGCGCGGATGTGGTCGCGTGGGCGCACAACGAGACGTCGACAGGCGTGATGGTGCCCGTCACCAGGCCGAACGATTCTTCGCTCGTGCTTATCGACGCCACCTCGGGCGCCGGGGGCCTCCCCGTCGACGCGGCGGAGGCGGACGTCTACTACTTCTCCCCCCAGAAGTGCTTCGCCGCCGACGGCGGGCTGTGGCTGGCGCTGATGAGCCCCGCGGCGATCGAGCGGGTGCATGCGATCGCAGCGTCGGGCCGCTTCATCCCGGCCTTTGTGGACCTGAAAACGGCCGTGGACAATTCGCGCAAGAACCAGACGTACAACACCCCGGCTGTGGCGACGCTTCTCATGCTCGCCAACCAGGTGGAATGGATGAACAGCAACGGCGGGCTCGAAGGGATGGTGGCGCGCACGGGGGCGTCGTCACGCGTGCTCTACTCGTGGGCCGACGCCCACGATCTGGCCACTCCCTTCGTCGCGGAGCCGGAGTCGCGTTCCTTGGTGGTAGGAACCATCGACTTCGACGCATCCGTCGACGCCGCCGAGCTGGCCGCGGCGCTGCGCCACAACGGCATCGTGGACACGGAGCCCTACCGCAAGCTGGGGCGCAACCAGCTGCGCATCGGGATGTTCCCCGCTGTGGCGACGCAGGACGTGGAGAAGCTGACGGGGGCGATCGACTTTCTCCTCGACTGCGGCGTCGGACGCGCCCATTAG
- a CDS encoding cold-shock protein yields the protein MPIGKVKWFDAEKGFGFASNPGDEDVFISKSVLPDGVDELVAGQRIEFDFAAGRKGPQALRVAVLETPKRRPVHRRKPEELGSMLADVMTLIETQVQPALTAGRYPERKEARQVAEILRAVAKELDA from the coding sequence ATGCCCATCGGAAAGGTGAAATGGTTCGACGCTGAGAAGGGCTTCGGCTTTGCATCCAATCCGGGCGACGAGGACGTCTTTATCAGCAAGTCCGTGCTGCCGGACGGGGTCGACGAACTTGTCGCCGGCCAGCGCATCGAGTTCGACTTCGCAGCTGGGCGCAAAGGCCCCCAGGCGTTGCGCGTCGCGGTGCTTGAGACTCCGAAGCGCCGCCCCGTCCACCGTCGCAAGCCCGAAGAGCTGGGCAGCATGCTTGCCGACGTCATGACGCTCATCGAAACTCAGGTCCAGCCGGCCTTGACCGCCGGGCGCTACCCCGAGCGCAAGGAGGCCCGCCAGGTGGCGGAGATCCTGCGCGCCGTGGCGAAGGAGCTCGACGCCTAG
- a CDS encoding TrmH family RNA methyltransferase has protein sequence MTHRITITNPLDPRLDDIRDLKHSDAKKDLVFAEGPLVCGRLVESRFPVRSVIGFGGRLDTFLADFGERLPEGVPVYEVTRELLGEVAGYDMHRGLLAVGERPEPLSVADVIDGARTVVVLEGVGDHENIGSIFRNAAGMSVDGVLFGAGTADPLYRRSVRVSMGHVLRTPFAHLDGTGTTWQRSLEQLRDAGWWLVSLTPDDGAVHIKEALAGREEQKVALLVGGEGPGLTEHAMRATDVRAKIPMAEGTDSLNVATSAAIAFYERARGL, from the coding sequence ATGACGCACCGCATAACCATCACGAACCCGCTGGATCCCCGCCTCGACGACATCCGCGACCTGAAGCATTCCGACGCCAAGAAGGACCTCGTCTTTGCCGAAGGCCCGCTCGTGTGCGGCCGTCTCGTCGAATCCCGCTTCCCGGTCCGCAGCGTCATCGGTTTCGGAGGTCGGCTCGACACCTTCCTCGCCGACTTCGGCGAGCGCCTGCCGGAGGGCGTGCCCGTCTACGAGGTCACCCGCGAGCTCCTCGGCGAGGTCGCCGGCTACGACATGCACCGTGGCCTGCTCGCGGTGGGGGAGCGCCCCGAGCCGCTGAGCGTCGCAGACGTCATCGACGGGGCGCGTACCGTCGTCGTGCTGGAGGGGGTGGGGGACCACGAAAACATCGGCTCCATCTTCCGCAACGCCGCCGGCATGAGCGTCGATGGCGTCCTCTTCGGCGCCGGCACCGCCGACCCGCTCTACCGGCGCAGCGTCCGCGTCTCCATGGGCCACGTCCTGCGCACGCCCTTCGCCCACCTCGACGGCACGGGCACGACGTGGCAGCGTTCGCTGGAGCAGCTGCGCGACGCCGGTTGGTGGCTCGTGTCGCTGACGCCGGACGACGGCGCCGTGCACATCAAGGAGGCGCTGGCGGGGCGGGAGGAGCAGAAAGTGGCCCTCCTCGTCGGGGGCGAGGGCCCCGGACTCACCGAGCACGCGATGCGCGCGACCGACGTGCGAGCGAAGATCCCCATGGCCGAGGGGACGGACTCGCTCAACGTGGCCACCTCGGCGGCTATCGCCTTCTACGAAAGGGCGCGCGGGCTCTAG
- a CDS encoding DUF3027 domain-containing protein, with translation MSASTRSSRSSRPRRPLLGGRAVATAREALDEIAGGEVGEHIGVAGVSANVATHRFAADEPGYPGWEWNAVVACATGSSWVTVNEVALVPSPSGDALEAPDWVPYSERLRPGDLGPGDLMAPAPDDERLTDDSFSRDAVTFAGRDTKHYLTQAGLEEAKTRWRTGEFGPTSEFAEQATLYCRSCAFWVPMGEPVGDNFGVCTNEYSADGRVVAASYGCGAHSDTELDTADVTSAAPYDDEKPLF, from the coding sequence GTGTCTGCTTCCACCAGATCTTCACGTTCCTCCCGCCCACGCCGTCCCCTGCTTGGGGGTCGGGCCGTCGCCACCGCGAGGGAGGCCCTCGACGAGATCGCCGGGGGCGAGGTCGGCGAGCACATCGGGGTGGCCGGGGTGAGCGCCAACGTGGCCACCCACCGCTTCGCGGCCGACGAACCCGGTTACCCGGGGTGGGAGTGGAACGCCGTCGTCGCATGCGCCACTGGCTCGTCCTGGGTCACCGTGAACGAAGTTGCGCTCGTGCCGTCGCCGAGCGGCGACGCGCTCGAGGCGCCCGATTGGGTTCCCTACTCCGAGCGTCTGCGCCCCGGCGACCTCGGGCCGGGCGACCTCATGGCGCCGGCGCCGGACGACGAACGCCTGACAGACGACTCCTTCTCCCGCGACGCCGTCACCTTCGCAGGCCGTGACACCAAGCACTACCTCACCCAGGCCGGGCTCGAGGAGGCGAAAACACGCTGGCGAACGGGCGAGTTCGGCCCCACCAGCGAGTTCGCCGAGCAAGCGACGCTCTACTGTCGCAGCTGCGCGTTCTGGGTGCCCATGGGAGAACCCGTCGGCGACAACTTCGGGGTGTGCACCAACGAATACTCGGCCGACGGGCGCGTCGTGGCCGCGAGCTACGGCTGCGGGGCGCACTCGGACACCGAGCTCGATACCGCCGACGTCACGTCGGCCGCGCCGTACGACGACGAAAAGCCGCTGTTCTAG
- the sepH gene encoding septation protein SepH, translating into MRELYLIEEESTETFYVLRDAEGVRYQLARAALTAEPADDTPTFTEVAEERSLPEPDPRFSTPLSMRPNEIQSRIRGGATAEELADEMGVAASRLEVYAHPVLLERAQVAEAAKQSHPLRDDGPAKLTLFEILATAFAARGHSISTATWDATREAGDDWVVHLRWKAGLSDNEALWSFKRAMSSAPTTEARNAVAADLTDPDFAPPVRSLTAVGDSVAEHPDSESGPDAATAAESADADESADAVAEGDFLQHPEADARPQKRSRRAVTPHWEDVLLGVRTTTKRPRK; encoded by the coding sequence ATGCGCGAGCTTTACCTCATCGAGGAGGAATCGACGGAGACGTTTTACGTCCTCCGCGACGCTGAGGGGGTCCGCTACCAGCTCGCGCGCGCGGCGTTGACGGCTGAGCCCGCCGACGACACCCCCACCTTCACCGAGGTCGCGGAGGAGCGTAGCCTGCCCGAGCCGGACCCTCGCTTTTCGACGCCCCTGTCGATGCGCCCCAACGAGATTCAGTCGCGCATCCGCGGCGGCGCCACCGCCGAGGAGCTCGCGGACGAGATGGGGGTCGCCGCCAGCCGCCTCGAGGTTTACGCGCACCCCGTCCTGCTCGAGCGCGCCCAGGTCGCCGAGGCCGCGAAGCAGTCGCACCCCCTGCGCGACGACGGCCCGGCCAAGCTGACGCTCTTTGAGATCCTCGCCACCGCCTTCGCCGCCCGCGGCCACTCGATTTCCACCGCCACGTGGGATGCGACCCGCGAGGCCGGCGACGACTGGGTCGTCCACCTGCGCTGGAAGGCGGGCCTGTCAGACAACGAGGCACTGTGGTCGTTCAAGCGCGCGATGAGCTCCGCCCCGACGACCGAGGCGCGCAACGCCGTGGCCGCCGACCTGACCGACCCGGACTTCGCGCCCCCCGTGCGCTCGCTGACCGCGGTGGGCGACTCTGTCGCGGAGCACCCGGATTCAGAATCGGGCCCCGACGCGGCGACCGCGGCGGAGAGCGCGGACGCGGACGAGTCCGCCGACGCCGTCGCGGAAGGCGATTTCCTGCAGCACCCCGAGGCTGACGCCCGGCCGCAGAAGCGCTCCCGGCGCGCCGTCACCCCGCACTGGGAGGACGTCCTGCTCGGAGTGCGCACCACCACGAAGCGACCGCGTAAATAG
- a CDS encoding resuscitation-promoting factor Rpf1 domain-containing protein, translated as MGRHSKQTATFAAKALAGTAAAAALTGLVAPQASAAPDSDWDRLAQCESGGNWAINTGNGYHGGLQFSASTWAAYGGTEFAPTANLATREQQIAVAERTLAGQGWGAWPACSRKLGLNSAPTPRTVSAASAPAPAPAPAPAPAPKQPVETEVDALYKQIVSTLATYNIHVPNAVHDAYKANRDDYNAFYNANKPLIEAALAGDAAGALAALR; from the coding sequence ATGGGACGCCACAGCAAGCAGACCGCAACCTTCGCCGCCAAGGCGCTCGCCGGCACCGCCGCCGCAGCAGCCCTGACTGGTCTCGTCGCCCCCCAGGCCTCCGCCGCCCCCGACTCCGATTGGGACCGCCTCGCGCAGTGCGAGTCCGGCGGCAACTGGGCCATTAACACCGGCAACGGCTACCACGGTGGCCTGCAGTTCTCCGCCTCCACCTGGGCCGCGTACGGCGGCACGGAGTTCGCCCCGACCGCCAACCTGGCCACCCGCGAGCAGCAGATCGCCGTCGCCGAGCGTACCCTCGCCGGCCAGGGCTGGGGCGCATGGCCCGCCTGCTCCCGCAAGCTCGGCCTGAACTCCGCCCCGACCCCGCGCACCGTTTCCGCTGCCTCGGCTCCTGCCCCGGCCCCTGCCCCTGCCCCCGCGCCGGCCCCGAAGCAGCCGGTTGAGACCGAGGTCGACGCCCTGTACAAGCAGATCGTGTCCACGCTTGCTACGTACAACATCCACGTCCCGAACGCTGTGCACGACGCGTACAAGGCCAACCGCGACGACTACAACGCGTTCTACAACGCCAACAAGCCGCTCATCGAGGCCGCTCTCGCCGGCGACGCCGCGGGCGCGCTCGCAGCGCTGCGCTAA